Within the BD1-7 clade bacterium genome, the region CAGATTTTCCGCCGATATGCATTGATGTAACGCAAACGGGCGGGCTACTGTACAGATATTTTATGAGTGAATCAAATATTCGCGCCGCAATAGCGTACAATGCGCAACTATGAAGTCAATCGCTCTAAAACCAAGTTTTGTCATGTTAGCGCCAATGGAAGGCATCATTGACCACCAGATGCGCTCCATCTTCGCCTCAATCGGCGGATTAGATCGATGTGTCACAGAATTCATCCGTGTTGTAGGTAACGAACTACCTGAGCGCGTGTTTCGCCGTTACTTTCCAGAAATCGACAACCACAGTCTGACCGGCAATGATGTACCGGTGTTTGCTCAGCTGCTTGGAGACAACCCGGAAGCAATGGCCACTAACGCGGCGAAGCTCGCTCGCATGGGTGCAGCAGGCATTGATATTAATTTTGGATGTCCGGCAAAAACGGTAAACAATAATGGCGGGGGCTCAGTCCTTCTTCAATATCCAGAACGACTGCACCAAATAGTCAGCCACATTCGTGGGGCAGTGCCCGCTGAGATTCCAGTCACGGCTAAAATCAGGCTTGGTTACAAAGACAAATCCCTCGTATTCGAAAACGTGGATGCCATTGAATCCGGCGGAGCAAACCAAATTGCAGTTCACGCACGGACCAAGCTTGAAGGATACAAACCGCCTGCGCATTGGCACTATATCCAAGAGATCGTCAATCGGGTGTCGATACCTGTTATAGCCAATGGCGAGGTGTGGAACCTGGGTGACGTAGAAACCTGCCTTCGCGCCTCTGGCACAGATCAAATAATGCTCGGGCGCGGGTTAGTTGCCAGCCCCGAACTAGCACTACTGAGTAAAGACTCAAATGCAAAAGCCGCCCAATGGGGGGATATTTGCCTACTGCTGATTTATTACCTCCGCAGCCTTGAGCAAACTACCGCAGAAAAACATCAGCCTAATCTCGTAAAACAGTGGCTCGTCTATTTACGCGAACGCTTCGCGGACGCCTTTTTACTATTTGAACAAGTCAAACGACTAAAACACCCACTGGATGTTGAGAATGAACTGCGCAAAGCTGTCGAAACTCAAGTAAAAGCCGGACGTATAAGCGGAACCGTCGGCAACTTAAACCTCACGCATTTATTGTAAAAATCGAACAAAGCTTACATTTCATAATCTAATCGCTCGCATGCCCACTAATTCTAGGAGAGCCGGCATGGGCGCCTCTATTAATATCTCCGCCGTGTTATCAAACATTGTCTCGAGCAGCGACCACTACGCGAGCTCACAGGCATCTCCAGCCCTGGATATACCACCCGCCGCCTACCCTGAAGATATTTGGACGTAGGCAATGACTGGATTTGATCTTCTCAACCTGCTCGGCGCACTCGCGATTTTCTTGTATGGCATGAAAGTCATGAGTGATGCCTTAATGAACCTTGCTGGCGAACGACTGCGCCAAATCATGGTTCGCCTGACATCCAATCGCTTTAAAGGCATGTTAACAGGGCTTGGTATCACATCGCTTTTACAATCCTCATCTGCAACAACACTGATGGTAGTGAGCTTTGTTTCTGCAGGGTTATTGAGCCTTACAGAAGCCATTAGCGTCATCATGGGTGCCAACATCGGCACAACACTGACTGCATGGCTGATCACCCTCATCGGCTTCAAAATTCAATTAACCGCAATCGCGCTGCCGGCGACAATGATCGGCTTCGTGCTTTCCAGTCGGAAAAAGCCGAAAACACGAAACATCGGCCTCTTCATCGTAGGGTTTTGCCTGTTGTTCATTGGCCTAGAAATGATGAAAGACACAGTACCAGATCTCAAGAATGATCCGGCCATCATGCACCTTATGCAGGCACAGGCCAGCCTTGGCATTCTCGGCGCGATTAAGTTTGTTCTCATTGGTTCGGTATTAACTGTCATTCTGCAAAGCTCAAGCGCGACAATGGCCATCACTTT harbors:
- the dusC gene encoding tRNA-dihydrouridine(16) synthase, with the protein product MKSIALKPSFVMLAPMEGIIDHQMRSIFASIGGLDRCVTEFIRVVGNELPERVFRRYFPEIDNHSLTGNDVPVFAQLLGDNPEAMATNAAKLARMGAAGIDINFGCPAKTVNNNGGGSVLLQYPERLHQIVSHIRGAVPAEIPVTAKIRLGYKDKSLVFENVDAIESGGANQIAVHARTKLEGYKPPAHWHYIQEIVNRVSIPVIANGEVWNLGDVETCLRASGTDQIMLGRGLVASPELALLSKDSNAKAAQWGDICLLLIYYLRSLEQTTAEKHQPNLVKQWLVYLRERFADAFLLFEQVKRLKHPLDVENELRKAVETQVKAGRISGTVGNLNLTHLL